The Candidatus Binatia bacterium genome has a window encoding:
- a CDS encoding glycoside hydrolase family 19 protein, whose translation MPLATCYAAVRRHLVFMLAIALGASLFSTPPASAALGKDDMKCVAKMTKQVRTVAKAQNKEAANCLQNAAKGKVASARDCIDNDASGKLGIQTAKTNLFAGAFCGSLPAYGFAGATELNTAAISEELALVDDILGDDLDAAIVSGATQIRGTKCQKSIMKAWGKLSQTGIKLYEKCQKLGLKSATNPIESAAGLAACVDELATDPSGKFAKLASKIDKAVSGVCADQDFGAMFPGECLGNGFSDCVTERVLCRTCRMIGQFGGTEPDCDAIDDAAANESCENLGDSGPDPEPETDALVVRFSKTSEWVGGYNARLRVINYSAPITSGWTLEFDLDDAIDGTPWGGGILDSYADGHYAFSNSGSATFLPTETWLDIHFTAFSTDTFEPSACEFNGSACEFEMDLDSTLPDPVFPAEPDTEPLPDTGLSSWLTQAEFDQIFPCADGAGFAPNGTNCSICMRDIGGDILPFAADGKPMYTYRGLLEVMEFIKDRDLTDLLAFANVGDGTRNRQELAAFFANVTQETGTWDSEDGQNCGLTLWEELACKETESTCSGNYGPDMNCSASTGYYGEPVGEFCCAQTGDARDCQYWGRGPIQLSWNDNYRDLDNLLDLDNHLLQNPYLLASFNRDFVPPEIVAKLPTARGTAWLSGIYYWMNSRDFGGGAYIPSAHMLFHNPELYGDCIPAGSSGFAQTINNVNGNQECGTNTNAKMLNRVAQYERISQILGVAEVPGEHRCGAAITTEYQMPWQQDVCPIPAPPNSACYPSPCVHGNCADNAGVATCTCESGWSGELCEVSD comes from the coding sequence ATGCCTCTCGCAACCTGCTACGCCGCCGTCCGACGCCACTTGGTCTTCATGCTCGCTATCGCCCTCGGAGCAAGTTTGTTTTCGACCCCACCGGCTTCGGCTGCTCTCGGAAAAGACGACATGAAATGTGTCGCCAAGATGACCAAGCAGGTCCGAACCGTTGCCAAGGCGCAGAACAAGGAGGCCGCCAATTGCCTCCAGAATGCGGCCAAAGGCAAGGTCGCGTCGGCCCGCGATTGCATCGACAACGACGCCAGCGGCAAACTGGGAATCCAGACGGCAAAGACAAACTTGTTTGCCGGCGCATTTTGCGGATCCCTGCCCGCCTACGGCTTTGCCGGGGCAACAGAGCTGAATACGGCCGCCATCTCGGAAGAGCTCGCGCTCGTTGACGACATTCTGGGTGATGATCTGGATGCAGCCATCGTATCGGGGGCAACGCAGATACGCGGCACCAAATGCCAGAAGAGCATCATGAAGGCCTGGGGCAAGCTTTCGCAGACAGGCATCAAGCTCTACGAGAAATGCCAAAAACTGGGCCTCAAGAGCGCGACGAACCCGATCGAGTCGGCCGCGGGTCTCGCGGCCTGCGTCGATGAACTTGCTACCGATCCGAGTGGCAAATTCGCCAAACTCGCCAGCAAAATTGACAAGGCCGTGAGCGGCGTTTGTGCAGACCAGGACTTCGGCGCGATGTTTCCCGGCGAGTGCCTGGGAAACGGCTTTAGCGACTGCGTGACCGAGCGCGTCCTTTGTCGGACTTGCCGCATGATTGGCCAATTCGGGGGCACCGAGCCTGATTGCGATGCCATCGACGACGCAGCCGCCAACGAAAGCTGCGAGAACCTCGGCGACTCCGGCCCCGATCCGGAACCGGAGACAGATGCTCTCGTGGTGCGCTTTTCGAAAACCAGCGAGTGGGTCGGCGGCTACAACGCGCGTCTGCGCGTGATCAACTACAGCGCCCCGATCACCAGCGGCTGGACATTGGAGTTCGACCTCGATGATGCGATCGACGGTACGCCTTGGGGCGGCGGCATTCTGGATTCCTATGCCGACGGCCACTATGCGTTTTCCAATAGTGGCAGCGCAACTTTCCTCCCGACCGAAACCTGGCTCGATATTCACTTCACGGCATTCTCGACAGACACCTTCGAGCCCTCCGCCTGTGAATTCAATGGCAGCGCGTGCGAGTTCGAGATGGACCTCGACAGCACCCTGCCGGATCCTGTTTTCCCGGCCGAACCTGACACCGAACCGCTTCCGGACACAGGCCTTTCCAGTTGGCTGACTCAGGCCGAATTTGACCAGATCTTCCCCTGCGCCGACGGTGCCGGATTCGCGCCGAACGGGACAAACTGCTCGATCTGCATGCGTGACATTGGGGGCGATATTCTGCCCTTCGCAGCCGACGGAAAACCCATGTACACCTACCGCGGCCTGCTCGAGGTGATGGAGTTCATCAAGGACCGGGACCTCACCGACCTTCTTGCGTTTGCCAATGTCGGCGACGGGACCCGCAACCGACAGGAGTTGGCTGCATTCTTTGCCAACGTCACGCAGGAGACCGGCACCTGGGACAGCGAGGACGGCCAGAACTGCGGGCTGACCCTCTGGGAAGAACTGGCCTGCAAGGAAACCGAGAGTACCTGCTCGGGCAACTACGGCCCCGACATGAATTGTTCGGCAAGTACGGGGTATTACGGCGAGCCCGTCGGCGAATTCTGCTGCGCGCAGACCGGCGACGCGCGGGATTGTCAGTACTGGGGCCGGGGGCCGATTCAGCTGAGCTGGAACGACAACTACAGGGATTTGGACAATCTGCTCGATTTGGACAATCACCTCCTCCAGAATCCCTACCTTCTCGCCTCATTCAATCGGGATTTTGTGCCGCCCGAGATCGTCGCCAAGCTGCCGACAGCGCGCGGCACGGCCTGGCTGAGCGGCATCTACTACTGGATGAACAGCCGCGACTTCGGTGGGGGGGCCTATATCCCGTCAGCGCATATGCTCTTCCACAATCCCGAACTTTACGGCGATTGTATCCCGGCAGGCAGCAGCGGCTTCGCCCAGACCATCAATAACGTCAACGGCAACCAGGAGTGCGGCACCAACACGAATGCAAAGATGCTCAACCGCGTCGCCCAGTACGAGCGCATCTCGCAAAT